The Duffyella gerundensis genome contains the following window.
TATATTAACAACAATTGCTACATATCCCATGTACGGATTTTATAAAAATAATAAAAAAATTGTTGATTCACTAAATAATTTTTCTATTGAATGAATTTTTTAAGATGATAGCTAAAAAAAGCATTCGAGCATCCGTTATCGTGGTGATTTATTTTAGATGCTGCATATATAATTGCTTTCATTTTTTAAAATAAACTTTACCCAACGTCTGCTTCGGGAATATTTTTTATAGGTGATATCATTTTATTGTGAATGCTTTAATAGTACCTAAGTGTATTCGTCAACTGGATACTGGTCATAGAACCCCTCTCAAGCATCCAAATCTTTTGGTTGCTTGAAAGGGGTTGAACAAGCCGAAGGCGCGTTAGCTACGTAGTTTATCACCTAGTGTTGTCTGGTTATCCACTTATCAACAGGATAGATCCAATAATTAACCGTACAGTTCCTTTAAAGATCCATATAGATCCCTGAGGCTTTAAAGCCTTATGTAGCAAGGCCTGAGAGGCCGTGTTGATGTTTATAAACTGGATAAATATGTTTATAAACAGGGAAAAAATGTTTACTAACTGGATAAGAGTGTTTATAAACGGGATAGTAAATGTTTATAAACTGGATGAGCTCCTGTTTTGTGATCATCTCATTTCCCAGTGTGGATAAAGTGTATATGGACAATAAAAACAAGGTGTTGCACCTTCCTGATGTTCTAAGCATCAGTGGTACTGGCAAAAAGTTAACCCCAAGTTCTAACAGCACCGTTCAGCCTGTGGCCCTGATGAGACTCGGCTTGTTTGTCCCCACACTGAAACGTAAAGGCTCGAAGGTAGAGAGTGTATCAATTGATGCCTCAAAGGAGCTAGCTGAGCTGGAAATCGCCCAAGCAGAGGGCTATACCGACATCCGCATCTCCGGGCCCCGCCTTTCAATGGAGACTGATTTTAAGGTATGGATCGCGATCATCGTTTCTTTTAGCCGCTACGGTGAAACGACGAACACTATCGAATTGCCCTTCTCTCAGTTTGCATCATTTGCGGGATATCCTGATAAAGAAAAGACTACTGTGCTGCGTATGCGTATCTCTGATGCGTTAACTCGCTTACGTGGGACAACGATAAGTCTTTCATCTAAAAACAAGAATAAACATACAGTTACAGGGCTTTTACAACGCGGCCAGTATGATGTTGAAGCTGATGTCATTCGTTTACAAGCTGATGAATCTCTGTGGGAGCTGTATCGTATAGACAATCAGGTTTTACTGCAGATGATCGTTTTGCGCAAACTTGCGAATAAAGGATCCGCTCAGGCACTTTATACGTTTCTTGAAAGCCTGCCTCAAAAACCCATTCCGCTCTCTTTTTCACGTATCAAAAAGCGCCTTATGCTTACCTCTCCGGATGCTCAACAAAATCGCACGATTAAGAAGGCAATCGAAGAGCTGCAGAAAGCAGGCTATCTGGATGCATCGGTAGTTAAGAAAGACAAAGAGTGGTTCCTCAATATCCATGGGCGTAATCCACGGTGTAATGTGACTAATCCTGCTGATTTTATTGCTGATTTCACCTAGTCGTCTGGCTATTCCTTGTATGCTTGTATTCGCAAAATGTTTGTAAACTGGATGATGTGATCTGCAATGTGTTTGTAAACAGGAAAGGCACTTGATTTTCGTCTGTGGTGAGATGTTTAGAAACGGGAAAACGAACTGCATGTTTATAAACTGGATATGTTGAACTGGTTGGCTGAGAGGGTTCAAAGATCGATATTGCCCTATTAAACTCCCTGTGCCCTGTGCCCTGTGCCCTGTGCCCTGTGCCCTGTGCCCTGTGCCCTGTAACCAGCCTGCATGTTTATAAACTGGATTTCTCCTCTTCAGCAGAGCGTATGGCTGCACGCCAAGCCCGCTGAGTTTTCCTGCTATCCCGTTTATAAACACAAACCACACGCCCTCCCCTGCAGCACTCATGAGAGTTGTATTGATCTGGTTTCCAGTTTGCAAACATCTCGGCTTCACTGTTTTCCAGTTTATAAACACATTTATGTGGAATACAATTTCAACGGCTCAATTAATAATCGTTTTAAAGCACGCGTGCCTTAGGAATGTCAGACCAGCGCGTAGTCCAGGCAGGGCTGAGCATTTCACGCTTCATTTTCCACTCAGTGTTAATTCCCTGTCCGGCAAACCACACATTTCCCAGCCCGGACTGATTAATGCCGTCCAGCACTTTCATCAATTGTGCGCTGTTAGGCCGTGGCCGATTATCGTCAAATAGATTGAGCTGGCTTACGCCGTTCGGCGTAAAGTTATCAAGCATGATGCCTGCTTTCATGTACCGGCGTCCCCCAAGCCAGATACGATCAAGCGACCGCATTGCAGACTCAATGATGTCCCGCGTGTCCTGTGTTGGCAGCGTCAGCTTCTCACCGGCGTTGTTTCCGTAAAACACCTCACCGTTGGCGTGTGGCGACGTCCGAATAAACACGCCGATGTTGCAGCAATACTGACGTTCCCCGCGCAGCTTTTCCGCTGCGCGTGAAGCGTACTGACACAGCGCCTGCTGCATGGCTGTTTTTGTAGTAATGCGCTCCCCGAAGCTGCGACTGCAGACTATCTGCTGTTTTGCTGGCGGCAACTCTTCGAGCGGTATACATGACTCGCCGTTCAGCTCCCGCACGGTGCGCTCCAGCACTACGGAAAAATTATCGCGAATAAACTTCGGCCGCGCACGCGACAGCTGCAGGGCTGTTTCGATGCCCATAAGGTTGAGCAGTTGGCCGATACGCCGTCCCACACCCCATACTTCCTCAACGGGTTGATTAGTCAGCAGGGCTTCAGTACGTTTCGGATTACCCGGCGTCAGCGCCAGCACTCCGCGAAACTGCTTCCATTCTTTACTCGCCCACTGTGCCGATTTCGCGAGCGTTTTGGTTGGCCCCATGCCGACACCGACGATGAGACCCGTTGTGGTAAACACATGCGCGCGCAGGCGACGACCAAAAGCTTCGAAGTCTTCACAGCCGTTAATACCTGTCAGATCCAGGAACATCTCATCAATGCTGTACTGCTCGACGCGTGGTGTTATCTCCTCAAGCGCGGTCATTACCCTCTGGCTCAGGCTGTGATAAAGCGCATAGTTTGAGCTGAACACATGTACCTTTTCCGGATAGTCCTGCGTTTTTATCTGGAACCACGGTGCACCCATTTTTATGCCCAGTGCCTTTGCGGCGGCAGAGCGTGCAATAACACAGCCATCGTTGTTACTGAGCACGACTACCGGCCTGCCACGCAGATCCGGACGGAAAAGCGTCTCACAGCTGGCATAGAAAGAGTTGACGTCAGCCAGTCCAAAAATAGGCATAATTATCTCCCACGGGCACGGGTACTGTTAAAGAACCAGGTGACAACGCCGAGCAGTTGCAGCTCTTCCGGATAGATAACGGGATAAGCGGGATTCATAGGTAGGAGAGCTACACGTGGTGTCAGCTGCAGGCGCTTAACCGTGAACTCACCGGCGACTTCGGCGATGACGATGTCGCCGTGCGTGGGTTGTTCTGCCCGATCGACCACCATAACGTCGCCGTCAAAAAGGCCGAGTTCCTGCATACTGTTACCACTGGCCCGCACGAAGAACGTAGATGCCCGTCTGCGAATACAAAGCTCATTCAGGTCCAGCTCTTTCTCTACATAATCCTGAGCGGGGGAGGGGAAACCGGCAGGACAGGGGTCTGCATAAAGCGGTACCCTTACCGTTGGAGTAAAAATCGGCGGCCACATCAGAGTCAGGCCCTGAGCGTAAATGGCCGTTTTCATTGTGCGATATCCCAAACATAATGCTGGGTGCAAACTAAAAAAATCATCGTAAAGCGCATAAAAATCCTCCTTTGAATTATACTGTTTATATGAACAGTATTATTGAGCCTGAAATTTCTGGCAAGAAGAAGCGAAACGATTACGCCTAAAAATGTTGTCGGAGTGCTGAACTGATCCTGAGATGGTTGAACGTTGACCCGTTTAGAAGAGCTGCCATAGCATCCGAATTAACATGCAAGAAACGGCAGTCAGCTTTAGAAACATAGCCCTTTTACAACCCAGGGAGACTTGACGTACTTGGCAGATTTAAACTATATTTCCATTATTCTGGAAATTTGGTTTTAGGGCTCATGAACATACACAATGCTGCTGTTGCACTCAGAGAGCTGGGACACGTGACGCGACTGGGAATTTATCGTGAACTGGTTAAAGCCGGACCTGAGGGCCTGCCTGTGGGTGAAATACAGAAAAGACTGACCATTCCGGCTTCCACGCTCAGCCATCATCTTTCTGCGCTGATATCCGCTGGCCTCATAAGTCAGGAACGGCAGAGCCGTACCCTGTTCTGCAGGCCCTGCTATGCGAAGCTTGAGCAGCTGATGGCTTTTCTGACTGAAGAGTGTTGTGCCGGCGGCAGCGGGTGCAGCCTGTCCACCGCAATTACCCACAAAGAGAACCTGCTGTGAATAACGTCAATGATGCTCTGAACAATATCGATCCAACTCTCCTGGATGCGCCCCTTTCGGAAGAGAAATTAAAGGCCGAAGAGGTGGCGCATCCGCCCCGCATCCTGATGCTCTACGGCTCGCTGCGGGAGCGCTCTTACAGTCGACTCACTACAGAGGAGGCCGCCCGGCTGCTGACGGCCATGGGCGCGGAGGTGAAGATATTCAATCCGTCTGGCCTGCCGCTGCCGGATGACGCCCCGGAGACGCATCCGAAGGTCGCAGAGCTGCGCGAGCTGGTGCTCTGGTCAGAAGGGATGGTCTGGTGCTCTCCTGAGCGTCACGGTGCCATGACCGGCATCATGAAGACGCAGATTGACTGGATACCGCTGACGTCCGGGGCGGTCCGGCCCTCGCAGGGGAAAACCCTTGCGGTAATGCAGGTCAGCGGCGGCTCACAGTCGTTCAACGCCGTAAACCAGATGCGTATTCTCGGGCGCTGGATGAGGATGATCACTATCCCGAACCAGTCATCCGTGGCAAAAGCCTGGGCCGAGTTTGATGAGGACGGACGCATGAAGCCTTCTTCATATTACGACCGCATCGTGGACGTCATGGAGGAACTGATGAAGTTCACCCTGCTGACGCGCGGGCGAAGCGATTATCTGACCGACCGCTACAGCGAGAGGAAAGAGAGCGCCGCACAGCTCTCAGAGCGGGTCAACCAGCGCAGCATATAAAAAAGCCGGCATCTGCCGGCTTTTGTTTTTCACACTCGTTATATATGCCACCTGAGGAAAAATCAGTGGCTGACGCGGTGACCGTGCTCATCAATGACTGCTTCGCCGTCCTCTTTGGTAAATGCGCCCTGCTGCGCGTCCGGCAGTATGTCCAGAACTGCTTCGGAGGGGCGGCAGAGCTTTGTGCCGAGCGGTGTCACCACCACCGGGCGGTTAATGAGGATCGGATGAGCCAGCATGGCATCGAGCAGCTCGTCATCGCTGAACCGGTCTTCGGCAAGGCCGAGCTGCTCGTACGGTTCGGTATTTTTGCGCAGCAATGTACGCACGCTGATGCCCATGTCCGCAATCAGCTTTTTCAGCTCATCGCGCGACGGCGGTGTTTCCAGATACAGAATAACCGTGGGTTCGGTGCCGCTGTTGCGGATAAGCGCCAGGGTGTTGCGGGACGTCCCGCAGGCCGGGTTGTGATAAATGGTGATGTCAGTCATAAGCGGTACTCCATAAAGGCACTGCGCAGGCGCAGCGCCGGGGTTAAGGTTAAACAGACAGGCGCAGGGCCAGCGCGGCCAGCGTCACAAACAGTACCGGCAGGGTCATCACGATGCCCACGCGGAAGTAGTAGCCCCAGCTGACGGTAATGTTTTTCTGCGCCAGGACGTGCAGCCACAGCAGGGTAGCGAGGCTGCCGATAGGGGTGATTTTCGGGCCGAGGTCGCAGCCGATGATGTTGGCGTAAATCATCGCCTCCTTCACCACGCCCTCAGCAGTGCTGCCGTCAATCGAAAGCGCGCCAACCAGTACGGTAGGCATGTTGTTCATCACCGAGGAAAGCGCCGCCGTCAGAAAGCCGGTGCCGAGGGTTGCGCCCCAGACGCCGTGCTCTGCAAACCGGTTCAGGGCGGCAGAAATATAATCCGTCAGGCCGGCATTGCGCAGTCCGTATACCACCAGGTACATGCCGAGCGAGAAGATAACAATCTGCCAGGGCGCACCTTTCAGTACCTTGCCGGTATCAATCACGTGGCCTTTCCGGGCTACCAGCCAGAGAATAAACGCCGCCACCGCTGCCACCAGGCTGACCGGTACGCCAAGGGGTTCAAGAGCGAAAAAGCCGGCCAGCAGCAGAATGAGAACAATCCAGCCGGTTTTAAAGGTGTGCGCATCGCGAATGGCCTCACGCGGCGCCTTCAGCTTCGCCAGGTCGTAAGTGGCCGGGATGTCCCTGCGGAAAAACAGGTGCAGCATCACCAGCGTGGCGGCCACAGAGGCGATATTCACTGGCACCATCACCGAGGCATACTCGCTGAAACCCAGTTTAAAGAAGTCTGCCGTGACGATATTCACCAGATTTGACACGATGAGCGGCAGGCTGGAGGTATCGGCGATAAAGCCGGCCGCCATCACAAACGCCAGCGTGGCGCCGGGGCTGAAGCCCAGCGCCAGCAGCATGGCGATAACGATCGGCGTCAGAATGAGCGCGGCTCCGTCATTGGCAAACAGCGCCGCCACTGCCGCACCCAGCAGAACGATATAAGTGAACAGCAGCCGGCCCCTGCCGCCTCCCCAGCGGGAAACGTGCAGCGCGGCCCATTCAAAAAAGCCGGACTCATCGAGCAGCAGGCTGATAATGATGACCGCAATAAACGTGGCCGTGGCGTTCCAGACAATCTGCCAGACCACCGGTATATCCCCGATGTGTACCACGCCGGTCAGCAGCGCCAGCGCGGCGCCGATAACGGCACTCCAGCCAATGCTGAGCCCTTTCGGCTGCCAGATCACCAGTGTCAGGGTCAGGATAAAAATCGCACCTGCCAGAAACATACTCTCTCCTTCTTAAATATAACCGCCCGTTAAAGCGGGCTGATAAATGTATGCTGCAAAACACATGCGTTTTATCGAATGTATTTTGACAAAATTTTTACATGCAGACGGCCTTGCCGTTGGTTGTTGCGTTATCACGTTCGGCCTGCTGACTGAGATGCAAAATGTCGTCCCGCTGGCACAGATATGCCTGCTCAATGATCGCTGCTGCCCACGCAGGCATGTGTGGCGATAACCGGTAATGGATCCACTTGCCGTCACGTCGGTCGATAAGCAGTCCACTCTCTCTGAGCAGGGCCAGATGCCGTGATATTTTTGGCTGTGTTTCTTTCAGGATGTAGACAAGCTCGCAGACGCAAAGCTCGCCTTTTTCGCGCAACAGCAGTACCAGGCTGAGCCGGGTTTCGTCAGAAAGATTCTTAAAAAGTTGCAGGGGCAGAAGTGGCGGCATAATTTCTCCTTCGTTGCGGACAGCAATAAGTCTCGTCCTCTGCAGCCGAAAGGTCAATTTTATATTTATAAATTCATATATGTTATGGCGTGTTGACAGGCTGTTCTGTACAGCTGGATGAGGGCATAGCGGTTATTAACAGGAGAGTTCGGACCTGCCTGTGCAGGGTCTGACCGCCATGAAGATGGCAGCTTACCGGACGTGAACTTTTCACATAATAATGCCGCCATAGCGGTCGGCATTATCACCTGAGGTCACACGTTATTGCGCCCCAGCCTGGGGATGAGGCGCACGTAAACCAGTTCGCTGATCAGCTCAACCATGGTCTGAGCCACGATTACAGCCGGCAGGACGGGCACCGCGCCCGGAACTGCCAGCGCCAGCGGTAAAATGACCAGAGAGTTTCGGGTAGCGGCACTGAAGGCAATGGCTCTTCCTGCAGCAGGCTCCAGACGAAAAACCTTAGCCATGCCCCAGCCGCACAAAGGTGCTAACGCAGCAAACGCCACATAGACAGGCACTGCCTGAACAGCAACAGACCAGGCTTCACCCAGCTGCGGCAGCATGGCGGCCACAACGATGAAAAGAACTGACGTAGTTGCCGGAACGGGCAGCAGACCAAGACATTCGGAAGCCTTTTGCGCAAAATGACTTTTGCGGGCCATAAACTGGGTCAGAGCAGCAAGGATCAGGGGGACAGCGATAAGCCAGATGAATGCGTGAATAAAGGGTGCGGGCTGCACCAGTTCAGAGGCATTTTCGCCAAGAAATAAATGCAGGTATACCGGAAGCAACAGAATCTGCACGATAAGTAAGACCGGTGTGGAGGCCAGCAAAAGACGG
Protein-coding sequences here:
- the umuD gene encoding translesion error-prone DNA polymerase V autoproteolytic subunit, whose amino-acid sequence is MKTAIYAQGLTLMWPPIFTPTVRVPLYADPCPAGFPSPAQDYVEKELDLNELCIRRRASTFFVRASGNSMQELGLFDGDVMVVDRAEQPTHGDIVIAEVAGEFTVKRLQLTPRVALLPMNPAYPVIYPEELQLLGVVTWFFNSTRARGR
- a CDS encoding metalloregulator ArsR/SmtB family transcription factor — its product is MPPLLPLQLFKNLSDETRLSLVLLLREKGELCVCELVYILKETQPKISRHLALLRESGLLIDRRDGKWIHYRLSPHMPAWAAAIIEQAYLCQRDDILHLSQQAERDNATTNGKAVCM
- a CDS encoding arsenic resistance protein; translation: MQTVNKAGQIRDWLEHSQIAIYFVAVAAGCFSAMLLPGTARLESAINPALAPMLYVTFLQVPVAELGGAFTRVRFILPLLLTNFLLVPLLVAVLVSFLPQNPLLILGVLLVLLTPCIDYVVTFSQLGRADARLLLASTPVLLIVQILLLPVYLHLFLGENASELVQPAPFIHAFIWLIAVPLILAALTQFMARKSHFAQKASECLGLLPVPATTSVLFIVVAAMLPQLGEAWSVAVQAVPVYVAFAALAPLCGWGMAKVFRLEPAAGRAIAFSAATRNSLVILPLALAVPGAVPVLPAVIVAQTMVELISELVYVRLIPRLGRNNV
- the umuC gene encoding translesion error-prone DNA polymerase V subunit UmuC; this encodes MFGLADVNSFYASCETLFRPDLRGRPVVVLSNNDGCVIARSAAAKALGIKMGAPWFQIKTQDYPEKVHVFSSNYALYHSLSQRVMTALEEITPRVEQYSIDEMFLDLTGINGCEDFEAFGRRLRAHVFTTTGLIVGVGMGPTKTLAKSAQWASKEWKQFRGVLALTPGNPKRTEALLTNQPVEEVWGVGRRIGQLLNLMGIETALQLSRARPKFIRDNFSVVLERTVRELNGESCIPLEELPPAKQQIVCSRSFGERITTKTAMQQALCQYASRAAEKLRGERQYCCNIGVFIRTSPHANGEVFYGNNAGEKLTLPTQDTRDIIESAMRSLDRIWLGGRRYMKAGIMLDNFTPNGVSQLNLFDDNRPRPNSAQLMKVLDGINQSGLGNVWFAGQGINTEWKMKREMLSPAWTTRWSDIPKARVL
- a CDS encoding arsenic transporter; this encodes MFLAGAIFILTLTLVIWQPKGLSIGWSAVIGAALALLTGVVHIGDIPVVWQIVWNATATFIAVIIISLLLDESGFFEWAALHVSRWGGGRGRLLFTYIVLLGAAVAALFANDGAALILTPIVIAMLLALGFSPGATLAFVMAAGFIADTSSLPLIVSNLVNIVTADFFKLGFSEYASVMVPVNIASVAATLVMLHLFFRRDIPATYDLAKLKAPREAIRDAHTFKTGWIVLILLLAGFFALEPLGVPVSLVAAVAAFILWLVARKGHVIDTGKVLKGAPWQIVIFSLGMYLVVYGLRNAGLTDYISAALNRFAEHGVWGATLGTGFLTAALSSVMNNMPTVLVGALSIDGSTAEGVVKEAMIYANIIGCDLGPKITPIGSLATLLWLHVLAQKNITVSWGYYFRVGIVMTLPVLFVTLAALALRLSV
- a CDS encoding RepB family plasmid replication initiator protein, with the translated sequence MDNKNKVLHLPDVLSISGTGKKLTPSSNSTVQPVALMRLGLFVPTLKRKGSKVESVSIDASKELAELEIAQAEGYTDIRISGPRLSMETDFKVWIAIIVSFSRYGETTNTIELPFSQFASFAGYPDKEKTTVLRMRISDALTRLRGTTISLSSKNKNKHTVTGLLQRGQYDVEADVIRLQADESLWELYRIDNQVLLQMIVLRKLANKGSAQALYTFLESLPQKPIPLSFSRIKKRLMLTSPDAQQNRTIKKAIEELQKAGYLDASVVKKDKEWFLNIHGRNPRCNVTNPADFIADFT
- a CDS encoding ArsR/SmtB family transcription factor; the encoded protein is MNIHNAAVALRELGHVTRLGIYRELVKAGPEGLPVGEIQKRLTIPASTLSHHLSALISAGLISQERQSRTLFCRPCYAKLEQLMAFLTEECCAGGSGCSLSTAITHKENLL
- the arsC gene encoding glutaredoxin-dependent arsenate reductase, which codes for MTDITIYHNPACGTSRNTLALIRNSGTEPTVILYLETPPSRDELKKLIADMGISVRTLLRKNTEPYEQLGLAEDRFSDDELLDAMLAHPILINRPVVVTPLGTKLCRPSEAVLDILPDAQQGAFTKEDGEAVIDEHGHRVSH
- the arsH gene encoding arsenical resistance protein ArsH; the encoded protein is MNNVNDALNNIDPTLLDAPLSEEKLKAEEVAHPPRILMLYGSLRERSYSRLTTEEAARLLTAMGAEVKIFNPSGLPLPDDAPETHPKVAELRELVLWSEGMVWCSPERHGAMTGIMKTQIDWIPLTSGAVRPSQGKTLAVMQVSGGSQSFNAVNQMRILGRWMRMITIPNQSSVAKAWAEFDEDGRMKPSSYYDRIVDVMEELMKFTLLTRGRSDYLTDRYSERKESAAQLSERVNQRSI